A genomic window from Camelina sativa cultivar DH55 chromosome 2, Cs, whole genome shotgun sequence includes:
- the LOC104751369 gene encoding mitogen-activated protein kinase kinase kinase ANP1-like — protein MDRMMRKPLRVDESSLKHVSFVGRGSFGCVSLQHDSNFRLYAKKSSSSFNQVKDFDKEVRIMLCFRNHPRIVQALSSAVHLSAPPEQRCHIYTEYASKGTLFNMISRFRGTPMPENMIGRAAFMILQGLDALHSNGYVHCDLKPANVLVFPSTTVGEPWDLKLADFGFSKEPCTDSRSLFHGTEQYMPPESLGPDGEMGSSTVDIWSLGCMIIEMFGGCPLNMPDCYMWRLPILVSPVADDFLMRCMALQPSRRATAAELLSHPFVAQKNCTVPIFTEMPLYPFSRLPPCIMNKEMEEYARLGVVI, from the coding sequence ATGGATAGGATGATGAGAAAACCTCTGCGTGTAGACGAGTCTTCGTTGAAGCATGTCTCTTTTGTTGGCAGAGGAAGCTTTGGCTGTGTCTCTCTCCAACACGATTCTAACTTCCGACTCTACGCAAAGAAGTCATCTTCTTCGTTCAATCAAGTGAAGGATTTCGATAAAGAGGTTAGGATCATGCTTTGTTTCCGCAATCATCCACGCATCGTCCAAGCCTTAAGCTCTGCTGTTCACTTATCCGCCCCACCAGAACAAAGATGTCACATCTATACGGAGTATGCCTCCAAAGGCACTCTCTTCAATATGATCTCCCGGTTTCGTGGGACGCCGATGCCTGAGAATATGATCGGACGTGCCGCTTTTATGATCCTACAAGGACTCGACGCTCTTCACTCAAACGGCTACGTTCACTGCGACCTCAAGCCAGCCAACGTCCTCGTCTTCCCTTCCACCACTGTTGGAGAGCCATGGGATCTTAAGCTTGCTGATTTCGGTTTCTCTAAAGAGCCTTGTACGGATTCTAGGTCGTTGTTTCATGGTACGGAGCAGTACATGCCGCCAGAATCTCTTGGACCTGACGGAGAGATGGGATCGTCGACCGTTGATATATGGTCTCTAGGGTGTATGATTATTGAGATGTTTGGAGGTTGTCCATTGAATATGCCAGACTGTTACATGTGGAGGCTTCCAATACTTGTATCTCCCGTGGCAGACGACTTCTTGATGCGGTGCATGGCTTTGCAGCCGTCACGTAGGGCTACCGCGGCAGAGCTGTTGAGTCATCCATTTGTTGCGCAAAAAAACTGTACTGTTCCAATATTCACAGAGATGCCTCTGTATCCTTTCTCAAGGCTTCCTCCCTGCATAATGAACAAAGAGATGGAAGAATATGCTAGACTTGGAGTTGTGATTTGA
- the LOC104723246 gene encoding probable WRKY transcription factor 45 isoform X1 — protein MEDRYQMFFPCSSSVTKVDNSAQCGAQPTASSSSTHQNINTNEEDKPKSKMKKEREPKFSFQTRSQVDILDDGYRWRKYGQKAVKNNIFPRSYYKCTQEGCRVKKQVQRLLGDEGVVVTTYQGVHTHPVDKPSDNFHHILTQMHIFPSF, from the exons ATGGAGGATAGGTATCAAATGTTCTTTCCATGTTCATCATCGGTGACCAAGGTTGACAACTCTGCACAGTGTGGAGCTCAGCCgacagcatcatcatcatcgacacACCAGAACATCAACACtaatgaagaagacaaaccCAAGAGTAAgatgaaaaaagagagagaacctaAGTTTTCCTTTCAGACAAGAAGCCAGGTTGATATTCTCGATGATGGATACAGGTGGAGGAAGTACGGCCAAAAAGCTGTCAAGAACAATATATTTCCCAG GAGTTATTATAAGTGCACACAAGAAGGATGTAGAGTGAAGAAGCAAGTGCAGAGGTTATTAGGAGACGAAGGAGTGGTGGTTACAACTTACCAAGGTGTTCATACCCATCCTGTTGATAAACCCTCTGATAATTTCCACCACATCTTGACCCAAATGCACATCTTCCCTTCCTTTTAG
- the LOC104751379 gene encoding probable serine/threonine-protein kinase DDB_G0270146 — translation MHDLITFAXDKEVRIMLCFRNHPRIVQALSSAVHLSAPPEQRCHIYTEYASKGTLFNMISRFRGTPMPENMIGRAAFMILQGLDALHSNGYVHCDLKPANVLVFPSTTVGEPWDLKLADFGFSKEPCTDSRSLFHGTEQYMPPESLGPDGEMGSSTVDIWSLGCMIIEMFGGCPLNMPDCYMWRLPILVSPVADDFLMRCMALQPSRRATAAELLSHPFVAQKNCTVPIFTEMPLYPFSRLPPCIMNKEMEEYARLGVVI, via the coding sequence atgcatgatcTTATAACATTTGCCATNGATAAAGAGGTTAGGATCATGCTTTGTTTCCGCAATCATCCACGCATCGTCCAAGCCTTAAGCTCTGCTGTTCACTTATCCGCCCCACCAGAACAAAGATGTCACATCTATACGGAGTATGCCTCCAAAGGCACTCTCTTCAATATGATCTCCCGGTTTCGTGGGACGCCGATGCCTGAGAATATGATCGGACGTGCCGCTTTTATGATCCTACAAGGACTCGACGCTCTTCACTCAAACGGCTACGTTCACTGCGACCTCAAGCCAGCCAACGTCCTCGTCTTCCCTTCCACCACTGTTGGAGAGCCATGGGATCTTAAGCTTGCTGATTTCGGTTTCTCTAAAGAGCCTTGTACGGATTCTAGGTCGTTGTTTCATGGTACGGAGCAGTACATGCCGCCAGAATCTCTTGGACCTGACGGAGAGATGGGATCGTCGACCGTTGATATATGGTCTCTAGGGTGTATGATTATTGAGATGTTTGGAGGTTGTCCATTGAATATGCCAGACTGTTACATGTGGAGGCTTCCAATACTTGTATCTCCCGTGGCAGACGACTTCTTGATGCGGTGCATGGCTTTGCAGCCGTCACGTAGGGCTACCGCGGCAGAGCTGTTGAGTCATCCATTTGTTGCGCAAAAAAACTGTACTGTTCCAATATTCACAGAGATGCCTCTGTATCCTTTCTCAAGGCTTCCTCCCTGCATAATGAACAAAGAGATGGAAGAATATGCTAGACTTGGAGTTGTGATTTGA
- the LOC104723262 gene encoding uncharacterized protein LOC104723262, with protein sequence MEIPAKRVLMTSNGDEVSTNIAFHLAKHGCKLVMLGNVASLRSIVDKIKDSIEGSFPVELIGLDMESDSEQVFDAAVQKAWTCSGHFDAFLNSYTYQGKIQDILQVSQDEFKKTTKINLTAPWFLLKAVASRMKDHGSGGSIVFMATIASGQRGIYPGADAYTTTSAAIHQLVRASAISLGKHTIRVNMICRGLHLDDEYPASVGRDRAIKMVKDAAPLGQWLNPNTDLYSTVIYLISDGSRFMTGTTVLVDGAQSLTRPRLKSYM encoded by the exons atggaaattcCGGCGAAGAGAGTGTTGATGACATCCAACGGCGACGAGGTTTCCACAAACATCGCTTTCCATCTAGCCAAACACGGTTGCAA GTTGGTTATGTTGGGAAATGTGGCTTCTCTAAGGAGCATTGTAGACAAGATTAAAGATTCCATTGAAGGATCATTCCCTGTTGAGCTGATTGGACTCGACATGGAATCTGATTCTGAACAAGTTTTCGATGCCGCTGTCCAAAAGGCATGGACTTGCTCTGGCCATTTCGATGCTTTTCTCAACTCTTATACCTACCAAGGGAAGATACAGGACATTCTTCAAGTGTCTCAAGATGAGTTCAAGAAAACCACAAAGATCAATCTCACCGCGCCTTGGTTTCTCTTGAAGGCTGTAGCCTCAAGGATGAAAGACCATGGTTCTGGAGGCTCTATTGTCTTCATGGCCACTATCGCTAGCGGACAGAGAGGTATTTACCCTGGTGCTGATGCCTACACTACAACCTCTGCTGCTATTCATCAACTCGTTCGG GCGTCAGCCATTAGTCTAGGGAAGCACACGATACGTGTCAACATGATATGTAGAGGGCTGCATCTGGACGATGAATATCCAGCTTCTGTGGGTAGAGATCGAGCGATCAAGATGGTCAAGGATGCTGCACCGCTCGGCCAGTGGCTTAACCCCAATACGGACCTCTACTCCACTGTTATCTACTTGATCAGTGACGGCTCACGCTTCATGACAGGCACCACTGTTTTGGTCGATGGAGCACAGTCTCTTACGCGACCCCGTCTCAAATCCTATATGTGA
- the LOC104723246 gene encoding uncharacterized protein LOC104723246 isoform X2 — protein sequence MEDRYQMFFPCSSSVTKVDNSAQCGAQPTASSSSTHQNINTNEEDKPKSGGSTAKKLSRTIYFPGVIISAHKKDVE from the exons ATGGAGGATAGGTATCAAATGTTCTTTCCATGTTCATCATCGGTGACCAAGGTTGACAACTCTGCACAGTGTGGAGCTCAGCCgacagcatcatcatcatcgacacACCAGAACATCAACACtaatgaagaagacaaaccCAAGA GTGGAGGAAGTACGGCCAAAAAGCTGTCAAGAACAATATATTTCCCAG GAGTTATTATAAGTGCACACAAGAAGGATGTAGAGTGA